From Anaerolineae bacterium, a single genomic window includes:
- the casA gene encoding type I-E CRISPR-associated protein Cse1/CasA: protein MTQPSYDLLTEPWIPVLHADGIADALGLRDALLQAHQLRSLSGETPLVTASLYRLLLAVLYRALEVLTPDAWEDLWEQGHFPEAALISYLERWSERFDLFHPERPFLQWPDERARPKSVINLVPHMASGNNATLFDHHHEGQDVALAPDEAARALLVALTFGLAGLSGLPQKFTDAPWARGIVFLAEGETLFETLMFNYLPARHISLGFGNVEADRPFWEAEDPFAPDRSIPLGITDYLTWPNRAVRLLPEPDGKGRWMVRQVTLAPGLFLEPGVWDPYKHYREDEKRGRLVLRFQEGRALWRDSAVLLQVRGGEQHPPKPLAWLADLVAADVLPHHARYRFMALGMANNQAKIDFYREEHFPLPAEYLADANLVQRLAEALELAEKTASRALGKALNRLATLILAPTGDDPEGRKPDRKDIDNLTGHWAGRRAYWAALEVPFWEMLTALPQQGETALETWRETVRRTAREAFARVAESLGETPRVLKAVARAEQQFLGALFCVFHPQEEKCKAKKKSKRR, encoded by the coding sequence ATGACCCAACCATCTTATGACCTGCTGACTGAACCGTGGATTCCCGTCTTGCACGCTGACGGCATAGCGGACGCCTTGGGGCTGCGTGATGCGCTGCTGCAAGCCCACCAACTGCGCAGCCTGAGTGGCGAAACGCCCTTGGTCACCGCATCCCTGTATCGCCTGCTGCTGGCCGTGCTCTACCGCGCTTTAGAGGTGCTCACTCCGGATGCCTGGGAAGATCTTTGGGAACAAGGGCACTTTCCAGAGGCCGCACTGATCTCCTATCTGGAACGCTGGAGCGAGCGCTTTGACCTCTTCCACCCTGAGCGGCCCTTTCTGCAATGGCCGGATGAGCGGGCCCGGCCCAAATCGGTCATCAATCTGGTTCCCCACATGGCCTCCGGCAACAATGCCACTCTCTTTGATCATCACCACGAAGGTCAGGATGTGGCTCTGGCGCCAGATGAAGCTGCGCGGGCCTTGCTGGTGGCGCTGACCTTCGGGCTGGCCGGGTTGAGTGGCTTGCCGCAGAAGTTCACCGATGCGCCTTGGGCTCGGGGAATTGTCTTCCTGGCAGAAGGAGAGACCCTCTTTGAAACGCTAATGTTCAATTACTTGCCAGCGCGTCACATTTCTTTGGGCTTTGGCAACGTCGAAGCAGATCGCCCTTTTTGGGAGGCTGAAGATCCCTTTGCACCAGACCGTTCTATACCGCTGGGCATCACCGACTACCTCACTTGGCCCAATCGGGCCGTGCGCCTGCTCCCGGAACCCGATGGGAAAGGCCGTTGGATGGTGCGTCAGGTGACGCTGGCCCCAGGTTTATTTCTGGAGCCCGGCGTATGGGATCCGTACAAGCACTATCGTGAGGATGAAAAACGTGGCCGTCTGGTGCTCCGCTTCCAGGAGGGGCGCGCCCTGTGGCGCGACAGCGCCGTTCTGTTGCAGGTGCGGGGCGGGGAACAGCATCCGCCTAAACCCCTAGCCTGGTTGGCCGACTTGGTCGCCGCCGATGTCTTACCTCACCACGCTCGCTATCGTTTCATGGCGTTGGGGATGGCTAACAATCAGGCCAAAATTGACTTCTACCGCGAAGAGCATTTCCCCCTGCCAGCCGAATACCTAGCCGACGCCAACCTGGTGCAACGGTTAGCAGAGGCCTTGGAATTGGCCGAGAAGACTGCGAGCCGGGCGTTGGGGAAGGCCTTGAATCGGTTGGCCACGCTCATCCTTGCGCCCACGGGCGATGACCCTGAAGGCCGCAAGCCTGACCGTAAGGATATAGACAATCTTACCGGCCATTGGGCCGGGCGGCGGGCCTACTGGGCCGCGCTGGAGGTGCCCTTCTGGGAGATGTTGACCGCGCTACCTCAGCAAGGAGAGACAGCCTTGGAAACCTGGCGGGAGACGGTGCGCCGTACCGCCCGTGAGGCCTTCGCTCGTGTGGCCGAGTCTTTAGGCGAGACCCCTCGCGTGTTGAAGGCCGTGGCTCGTGCAGAACAGCAATTTCTTGGTGCATTGTTCTGCGTCTTCCATCCGCAAGAAGAAAAGTGTAAAGCCAAGAAAAAGTCTAAGAGGAGGTGA